In the Paenibacillus sp. FSL H7-0357 genome, one interval contains:
- a CDS encoding ABC transporter ATP-binding protein — protein MSERLNTEQLSIGYAEATIVKGLNLSLPTGKITALVGANGSGKSTILKTMARIMKPKSGNVMLDGKSIHTLSTKEVARQLAILPQNPTAPDGLTVSELVGYGRYPHQKGFGTMTPEDRAIIANAISVTGMEEFHDRPIDRLSGGQRQRAWIAMALAQQTDILFLDEPTTFLDMAHQLEVLQLLQKLNQEEGRTIIMVVHDLNHASRYAQHMVAIKSGTVISEGNPMEVMTPDVLRKVFGIECDIVPDPRTGVPLCLPYELAAYKAVGM, from the coding sequence TCTCCCAACAGGGAAGATCACAGCGCTGGTAGGAGCGAACGGCTCCGGGAAATCCACGATTCTCAAGACGATGGCGCGGATTATGAAACCTAAGAGCGGCAATGTCATGCTCGACGGCAAATCAATTCATACCCTATCTACTAAAGAAGTGGCTCGTCAACTGGCCATCCTGCCGCAAAACCCGACGGCACCGGACGGACTGACTGTATCCGAACTGGTTGGATACGGGCGTTACCCGCATCAGAAGGGCTTCGGCACCATGACTCCTGAAGACCGTGCGATTATCGCCAATGCGATTTCCGTTACCGGGATGGAAGAGTTCCATGATCGTCCAATCGACCGCCTCTCCGGTGGACAGCGCCAGCGTGCCTGGATTGCCATGGCTCTAGCACAACAGACAGATATCCTGTTCCTTGACGAGCCGACCACGTTCCTTGACATGGCTCACCAGCTGGAAGTACTGCAGCTGCTGCAGAAGCTGAACCAGGAAGAGGGCCGCACGATCATTATGGTGGTGCATGATTTGAACCATGCCTCCCGCTACGCGCAGCATATGGTAGCGATCAAGTCAGGCACCGTCATCAGCGAAGGGAACCCGATGGAGGTTATGACACCAGATGTTCTTCGCAAAGTATTCGGAATCGAATGTGATATCGTTCCCGATCCGCGTACAGGTGTACCTTTATGCCTTCCTTACGAGCTTGCTGCTTATAAAGCTGTCGGCATGTAA